The Bemisia tabaci chromosome 8, PGI_BMITA_v3 genome has a segment encoding these proteins:
- the LOC109032539 gene encoding tetraspanin-33-like — MTMREMQRPHLLVEEEKHISSNDHYENCNLVLAQKFLFLFDVLTALAAIRLIFVGYAALENYYIFDVFLGIKMAILPVIYMFDGFCAFLLTFLGCVGSYTQDPRTLVSYSLGILSCILLQIIGGFYSLYHRFFFKNTMRAALKASLLEYNSTIQNQLYTVWHDMQRKFECCGVDSPRDWMPYFSLSYVPVPLSCCAHYEEKLRRGEKCYARLNESSYQLGCYTQLQTVVADHFNWMLLSGVAPTLTEMTGLMLTLIVAKAIKTDMMLKKTRPWAR; from the exons ATGACGATGCGGGAGATGCAGCGACCTCATTTGTTGGTCGAGGAGGAAAAACACATTTCGAGTAACGACCACTATGAAAACTGCAACCTCGTTCTGGCCCAAAAATTCCTGTTCCTCTTTGATGTGCTCACTGCG CTGGCAGCTATACGGCTCATATTTGTGGGTTATGCCGCGTTGGAAAACTATTACATATTCGACGTTTTCTTGGGGATCAAGATGGCCATTCTCCCCGTGATCTATATGTTCGATGGATTTTGCGCttttcttctcacttttctGGGATGCGTCGGGTCTTACACCCAAGATCCGCGCACGCTGGTCTCG TATTCATTAGGGATTCTTTCCTGCATTCTGCTGCAAATTATTGGAGGGTTCTATTCGTTGTACCATCggttcttcttcaaaaataccaTGCGGGCGGCCCTGAAGGCATCTTTGCTTGAGTACAACAGCACCATTCAGAACCAACTTTACACCGTGTGGCACGACATGCAAAGGAAG TTCGAGTGTTGCGGAGTGGACAGCCCTCGAGATTGGATGCCGTACTTCAGCCTGTCGTACGTCCCGGTGCCGCTCTCGTGCTGCGCTCACTACGAGGAAAAGCTCCGTCGCGGTGAGAAATGCTACGCCCGCCTCAACGAGAGCAGCTACCAACTCGGCTGCTACACCCAACTCCAGACCGTCGTCGCCGATCACTTCAACTGGATGCTCCTGTCAGGGGTAGCACCCACGCTCACTGAG ATGACCGGACTGATGCTAACTCTCATCGTGGCTAAAGCAATCAAAACGGATATGATGTTGAAGAAAACAAGACCATGGGCCCGCTAA